In Equus quagga isolate Etosha38 chromosome 14, UCLA_HA_Equagga_1.0, whole genome shotgun sequence, one DNA window encodes the following:
- the LOC124252130 gene encoding uncharacterized protein LOC124252130: protein MLLLEARSARPRPPATVGVRRGHNGSREAAVPTFTGSLLVTRGAAEMRCGGGRTDGLRSVQTTECHSARKRNEPNATGRRGGAFNAREEAKGAGRRRLDMRDSNHKALWKRRHPWAQALRGTNTGAGEDAEKAKPVPGWWERALGRATWKTGWEIPQNVKDGNTIPSGRPTSGYLSRETEFGQTRAPRVHCSATHDSKTCKQPKCPSRGI from the exons ATGCTGCTTCTCGAAGCGAGATCTGCCCGACCCCGACCTCCAGCCACCGTCGGGGTCAGACGTGGGCACAACGGGAGCCGGGAGGCCGCCGTCCCCACCTTCACAGGATCCCTG CTGGTCACACGGGGAGCAGCCGAGATGCGCTGCGGTGGAGGACGGACAGACGGACTGCGGTCCGTCCAGACCACGGAATGTCACTCAGCGAGAAAGAGAAACGAGCCTAACGCCACGGGAAGACGCGGAGGAGCCTTCAACGCACGTGAGGAAGCGAAGGGAGCCGGTCGGAGGAGGTTAGACATGCGCGATTCCAACCACAAGGCCCTCTGGAAACGGAGACACCCGTGGGCCCAGGCGTTGAGGGGGACGAACACCGGGGCCGGCGAGGACGCGGAGAAGGCGAAGCCTGTGCCCGGCTGGTGGGAACGTGCGCTGGGGCGGGCGACGTGGAAAACAGGGTGGGAGATTCCTCAAAACGTTAAAGATGGGAATACCATACCGTCTGGCAggcccacttctgggtatttatccagagagaCAGAATTCGGACAGACGCGTGCGCCCCGTGTCCACTGCAGCGCTACTCACGACAGCAAGACGTGCAAacagcccaagtgcccatcgagGGGGATTTGA